The DNA sequence TAACCGCCATCACCGGCATTGACTTCGGCGAAACCATAGGCGTATACTACCATGTACATACCGCCGCTCCATTCCTCACCATCAAAGCATTTGTGCGCAAAGAAAACCCGCGGCTAAAAACAATCGTTGACATCCACCCAGGCGCCGCATTCCATGAACTCGAAGTAACAGACTTAGTCGGCGTGATATTTGAGGGCAATGAGTTCCAGGGGCACTTTGTGCTCTCTGAGAACTGGCCCGACGGTGTTTATCCGCTACGCAGAGACGTCGACGCAACCAAAGTTAAGCTTGTTCCCACACCTGAACGGGAAGCCAATGTCCCCGCAGAGGGCAGACAAGTAAAAATAATCATCGGTCCCCAGCACCCCGCGCTTTTGGAGCCCGAAAAATTCTCCGTAACCGTAGACGGCGAAACCGTCACGAAAGTTGAACCCCGCATCGGTTATGTGCACCGCGGCATCGAGAAAACCTCTGAGTCCCGCACTTACCTGCAGGACACTTATCTGGTTGAGCGTGTCTGCGGCATCTGCAACGCCTGCCATGCCTACGCCTTCGTGGCTACTGTGGAAAAAATCCTTAAAGCCTCCATTCCTGAGCGCGCTGAGTATCTGCGGGTCGTAGCCTTAGAACTCAACAGGCTGCACAGTCACCTCTTAACTTTAGGCCACGCTGGGCTCGAAATCGGCTATGAAACCCTCTTCCAGTACTTCTGGAGAGACCGAGAACCCATCATGGACCTCATCGAGTTAACCAGCGGCAACCGCGTCTACGGTTCCTTGATGACGGTGGGCGGTGTTAGACGTGACCTTAACCCAGAGAACATACCCAAAATCAAATCGGTTCTCTCTGATTTAATGTCAAAGATGCCCTTCTACCGCAAAATGTACCAAGAAGAGCCAACGCTGCGTCTGCGCATGAAGGATGTGGGAACCCTCAGCCGAGCCGACGCACTCAAACTCTCCGTTGTCGGACCCGTCGCAAGAGCCTCGAATGTCGACATGGATATTCGCTTCACTCAACCCTACTCTGCCTACGGTGAAATCCCCTTCAAACAAATCGTTTACACTGACGGCGACACCTGGGCAAGAATGAATGTGCGCCTTGATGAGGTTGAGGAAAGCGTCAAAATCATCGAGTATGCACTGGATCATTTGCCATCGGGTCCAATCAAGGTGGATTTGCCCCGAAGTGTCCCTGAAGGCGAAGCAGTAACCTGCATTGAAGCGCCCCGAGGCGAACTCTTTTACTTCGTTCGAAGCAACGGAACCGACATGCCTTACCGCGTTAAAATCCGAACACCGACGTTCGCTAACATCCCCTCGTTCCTGCAGACAGCCATAGGTGAAAGCATCGCTGATGTTCCGCCGAACTTTGTTAGCTTAGATCCATGCTTCTCATGTACGGACCGGTGATAAATTATGATCGACTATTTCCTGCTGATCTTCCGAATACTCGTCTTTCCAGGCTTCACCTTCATATTATTCCTGACTTTGTTCTGCGACTGGGTAGAGCGCAAGCTCGAAGCCCGAATCCAGAACCGAGTTGGACCCATGGTTGCTGGACCCGCAGGAATCCTGCAGCCCCTCGCCGATATAATTAAACTCTTAACCAAAGAAGACATCGAACCACGCGACACCAAAAAATTCGTGTTTCGATTTGCGCCTCTGGCAGCATTCGCCGTCATGGTGTTTGCCATGTGCTTCTTGCCCATCGACGGAGCAAGTGTCCTCTCAATAGGCGGCTTTAACGGTGACTTAATCATTATCTTGGCGTTCTCCACGATTGCTAACTTCCTATTGTTCCTCGCAGGCTGGGCATCATCTAACCCCTACGGCACCATAGGCTCCGCCCGAGTTTTAACCCAGTTCCTCGGATACGACATCCCACTGTTCCTCCTTGCGTTGTCTCCAGCATTCATCGTGGGCAGCATAACCGTCTCCCAAATCGCCAATGCCCCCTTGCCCCTGATACTGCTGGCGCCCTGGGCGTTTGTATTGTTTATAATAACCCTTCAAGCAGAACTTGAAAAAGACCCCTTCGATGTGCCCCACTCAGAATCCGAGCTGGTCGGAGGCTTAGAAACCGAGTACACAGGCGCCAAACTGGCGTTTCTGCACTTAACCCGCGACGTCCAAGTTGTGTTTGGCTCAGCGCTGGTTGTCACGCTCTTTTTGGGCGGATCCAACGGGCCAGTGCTGTTTGGTCCAGCCTGGATCTGGTACACGCTATGGTTTGTGCTAAAGCTGCTGGTGGTAGTTGTTATCAGCGAGTACATCACAACCGTGGTTGCCCGCCTACGCATCGACCAGGTGCTTTCAGGCAACTGGAAGATACTCTTGCCGGCGGCTTTGATCTCGCTAATGGTTACCCTTGCGTTGGTAACTTGGGTGTATAACCCATTGTTGGGTATAGGAGTGTAAAAAGATGGCAAACAAGAAGTCACGCATATCCCCCATATTCAAACGAGCAGTATCGCATCTATTCACTAAACCCGCCACAACCAAGTATCCCTTCGTGAAGCCCACGCTCCCCGAGGACAGCCGAGGCAAACTAGTCTACGAAATCAAATCCTGCAACTGCGTTGACTTCGCAGCTGGCCCCGACTTCGTCTTGGATGTCAAAGCAGTTACGGGTTCAAACTGCCGCGTCTGTGAACGCGATTGCCCCGCCGGCGCCATCGAAATTGTCGAGGTGGACGGCAAGATGCGCCCGCAGATTAACCTCAACAAATGCATCTTCTGCTATCAATGCGTAGAGACCTGCCCCCGAGCAGCCATCAAGCAATCTGAACTCTACGAGTTAGCCACAACCGACAAGGCAACGTTGATTATGAAACCGGAATTCAAAACCAAAGGTGACGCCCAATGATCTTTGACGTAACAATCATTTTTGACATCCTCGCAGTAGGCTTAATCATCTCAGCGGTCCTCGCGTTGTTCCTCGACGAAGTCGTCTACTCCGTCGCGGCGCTATCAGGAACATTCCTCTTCACCGCGCTGATTTACTTCCTCAACGGCGCCATCTACGCTGCAATTTTCCAGTTCGTCGTAGGCGTAGGCACTTTAGCAGTGCTGTTTCTCTCAGGCGAAATGCTCGGTGAGAAACCAACCAAAAAAGCCTCTCCGACACGCGTCGGCGGCTTAGTGGGGGCAGGCTTTGCGCTTTCGCTTCCCGCAATTTTCCTCTCAGTATCCGGTTCCCCCGCAGCGGGGGCTGATGTATCCTTCGGCGATGCCCTCTGGAACCTGCGCGGCGTCGATGTGCTGCTGCAGGCAATCGTAATTTTGACGGTGGCGGTTGGAATCGCCATTGTGCTTTATGAGAAACGCAAGGGGGCTAAATGATGGACTTTGTCATATTATCTGTTGTGATGTTGGCAATCGGCATCTATGGCCTGTTAACTAACCGCCAGCTCCTCAAAGTTTTCATATCCATTGAGCTCATCGCCACCGCAGCCACGCTTAACTTCGTGATGCTGTCCTCGGCTATGGGCATCGGTCTAGGCGAGGCCTTCCTGGTTTTAGCCTTCGCAACCGACACCGCAGTAAGCGGCGTAATCTTAGCTCTGATGGTTATCGTGTCTAAGCGATACGGCACAAGCGACATCAGCAAAATAATCAAGCAAATGCAGGAAAAAAGCGAAACCGAGGTTGAAGAACAATGATACTACAACAGTTCTCTGCATGGTTCGTCTGGATAATTCCCCTTATAGCAAGCTTATTTGTCCCCGTAATTGCTAAGTACAGCGAAAAAGCCCGCAACTACTATGTCATAGCCATCGCTTCGGTAGTAGCGGTTTTGGCGGTCAGCCTTGTGCCCAGCGTCTGGGGCAACCTTGAATCAGTCACCTCCTACACGGTAACTTGGATTCCAGGCATTGATGCAGGCGTTTACCTTGACTCGCTCAGCGTCATATTTACCTGTCTGGTAGCCTTTTTTGCACTCATCATCGCGGTTTACTCTCAGGGCTACATGAAGGGCGAAGAAGGCTTAACCCGCTACTACTATTTGCTGCTGCTCTTCATCGGCTCCATGATCGGCTTAGTTATCTCCGATAACATGCTCCAGATGTTCATCTTCTGGGAAATGGTGGGCCTATGCAGCTATGCCCTGATTAGCTTCTGGTACAAAAAACCCGAATCCATCCGCGCCGGCGTCAAAGTTTTCCTGATGACCCGCATCGGCGACATCTGCATGCTCGCCGCCATCGGTATCCTATTCATGCTGTTTGGCACCTTCAGCTTCCACGGCACCATCGCCGGCATCGAGGAAGCAGCCACAGCCGGAACCCTCAACACAGGGCTACTGGTTATCACGGCGTTTCTGATTTTGGGCGCAGCAATCTCGAAATCCGCGCAGTTCCCCCTCTTCACCTGGCTCTACAGCGCCATGGAAGCACCTACCTCGGTCAGCGCGTTGCTCCACGCCGCCACCATGGTTAAGGCAGGTATCTATCTGCTTTCAAGATTCATCCTCATCTTTGCAGCTGCACCTATGCTTATCCTGGCACTGCAGGACTACTGGTTCCCAACCATCGCCTGGGTCGGCGTCATAACCGCATTCATCGGCGCATCTTTAGCCTTAAAGACCACCGACATCAAAGGAGTCCTCGCCTACTCCACCATCAGCCAAATCGGCTTCATGATGGCGGGCTTAGGCACCGGCATGGCACACACCACCGACGTGGCACTGTCCACCGGCTGGTTTGCAAGCATCTTCCACATGGTCAGCCACGCCTTCTTCGAAGGCCTCGGATTCCTCTTGGCAGGCGGCATCATCCACGCCTTGGGCACCCGCGACATGCGCCTTATGGGTGGACTTAAAAAATCCATGACCATAACCTTCGCATTAATGGTCATCATGATCATCACCACAAGCGGCCTGCCGCCGTTTGCAGCCTTCTTTAGCAAAGGCTTAATCTTGACCAGCGTAGCCGAAGTCGGCACCACCGCAGGCCTCATCCAAACCATCATCCTCTACGCCTCCGCCGCCATCACCTTCGCTTACTGTCTACGCATGTTCAGCTTGGTCTTCATGGGCAAACCCAGCGAGCACATCGAGAAAGGCCATGTTCATGAAGCACCCAAAATCATGCTGGTTCCAGCCGCAATCCTCGCCGGTCTCTGCATTGTCTGGGGTCTATCGCAGCCGCTGGTCACAAGCTTCATGGGCGTCGAAATCGAGCAGACCCTGCTAAGCGCATTCACTTCGCTTGAGTTCCCGATCTTTATGTCTATACTGCTGCCGGTGTTTCTGCTGGCGTACTGGAGCTACTACAAGAACTTCATGGGCATACGCAACTTTGCAGCAAGCAAAAACCCACTCACCACCCTGCTGGGCCACGCCTACTTCGTCGATGACGCCTACAACGCCGTCGCCCGCGGCATAACCGCATTCTCCAACGGCTTAACCCGCGTTGAAAACGCACTGTTCTCACGCATACCCGACAAGGCAGGCAAAGACATCGGCGACGCCGCAGAGCCAGGCAAAGCCTTAACGCTCAAGAAGGGACCCTCGGATTCCTTCAGAAACTACGTAGCCGCAGCCGTGCTGGGCTTTATACTCATAATGATACTGGTAATCTTGACTTTAGGAGGAGCATAAAATGGAGTTCCCCGCGTTACTCTTGGTATTTCTGATAACAAGCTTAAGCATACCCTTCGTTTACTGGACTGGAAAGAAATCAATCAAGGGCGCAGCAGCGTTTGTTGCTTCAATCGCAGCAGTAAACATGGCTCTAGTCGCCTCCACCATCCCCACCGTCATGAACAGCGCGGAACACCAATACTTTGAAACTTACACGTGGATACCAGACATCATCAACACAGAGTTCACCTTATTTGTGGACGGCATAAGCGTTTCAATTGCCCTCATCAGCCTGGCACTCATCTTCGTAGCCTCCATATACTCCATCAACTACATGGCAGGCAAAAAGAACCTCCCCGCCTACTACGCCCTACTCACCATGCTCAGCGTAGGCTTGATCGGCGTGTTCCTAACCAGCAACATGATCCTGTTCTACTTCTGCTGGGAACTCATGCTGGTCCCCGCCTACTTCATAGTCGGCGAATGGGGCTACCGCAACAGCTACAAATCCGCGTTGAAACTCTTCATATTCACCCATGCAGGTGCAGTCTTTGTGCTGCTGGGCATCGGAGCACTCTACTGGCTAACAGGCTCCACAGATATGTTCACTGCACAAAGGGGTTTGTTAACATCAACTGTACCTGACGCCGTCAACATC is a window from the Candidatus Bathyarchaeota archaeon genome containing:
- a CDS encoding NADH-quinone oxidoreductase subunit C, whose translation is MSNSKVDVIGLVESKFGDKIQVKRGELEAAAIIANNGLHYDVLKAMIDADEKTGITAITGIDFGETIGVYYHVHTAAPFLTIKAFVRKENPRLKTIVDIHPGAAFHELEVTDLVGVIFEGNEFQGHFVLSENWPDGVYPLRRDVDATKVKLVPTPEREANVPAEGRQVKIIIGPQHPALLEPEKFSVTVDGETVTKVEPRIGYVHRGIEKTSESRTYLQDTYLVERVCGICNACHAYAFVATVEKILKASIPERAEYLRVVALELNRLHSHLLTLGHAGLEIGYETLFQYFWRDREPIMDLIELTSGNRVYGSLMTVGGVRRDLNPENIPKIKSVLSDLMSKMPFYRKMYQEEPTLRLRMKDVGTLSRADALKLSVVGPVARASNVDMDIRFTQPYSAYGEIPFKQIVYTDGDTWARMNVRLDEVEESVKIIEYALDHLPSGPIKVDLPRSVPEGEAVTCIEAPRGELFYFVRSNGTDMPYRVKIRTPTFANIPSFLQTAIGESIADVPPNFVSLDPCFSCTDR
- a CDS encoding NADH-quinone oxidoreductase subunit H — translated: MIDYFLLIFRILVFPGFTFILFLTLFCDWVERKLEARIQNRVGPMVAGPAGILQPLADIIKLLTKEDIEPRDTKKFVFRFAPLAAFAVMVFAMCFLPIDGASVLSIGGFNGDLIIILAFSTIANFLLFLAGWASSNPYGTIGSARVLTQFLGYDIPLFLLALSPAFIVGSITVSQIANAPLPLILLAPWAFVLFIITLQAELEKDPFDVPHSESELVGGLETEYTGAKLAFLHLTRDVQVVFGSALVVTLFLGGSNGPVLFGPAWIWYTLWFVLKLLVVVVISEYITTVVARLRIDQVLSGNWKILLPAALISLMVTLALVTWVYNPLLGIGV
- a CDS encoding 4Fe-4S binding protein — protein: MANKKSRISPIFKRAVSHLFTKPATTKYPFVKPTLPEDSRGKLVYEIKSCNCVDFAAGPDFVLDVKAVTGSNCRVCERDCPAGAIEIVEVDGKMRPQINLNKCIFCYQCVETCPRAAIKQSELYELATTDKATLIMKPEFKTKGDAQ
- a CDS encoding NADH-quinone oxidoreductase subunit J, which produces MIFDVTIIFDILAVGLIISAVLALFLDEVVYSVAALSGTFLFTALIYFLNGAIYAAIFQFVVGVGTLAVLFLSGEMLGEKPTKKASPTRVGGLVGAGFALSLPAIFLSVSGSPAAGADVSFGDALWNLRGVDVLLQAIVILTVAVGIAIVLYEKRKGAK
- a CDS encoding NADH-quinone oxidoreductase subunit K, which gives rise to MMDFVILSVVMLAIGIYGLLTNRQLLKVFISIELIATAATLNFVMLSSAMGIGLGEAFLVLAFATDTAVSGVILALMVIVSKRYGTSDISKIIKQMQEKSETEVEEQ
- a CDS encoding NADH-quinone oxidoreductase subunit L, producing the protein MILQQFSAWFVWIIPLIASLFVPVIAKYSEKARNYYVIAIASVVAVLAVSLVPSVWGNLESVTSYTVTWIPGIDAGVYLDSLSVIFTCLVAFFALIIAVYSQGYMKGEEGLTRYYYLLLLFIGSMIGLVISDNMLQMFIFWEMVGLCSYALISFWYKKPESIRAGVKVFLMTRIGDICMLAAIGILFMLFGTFSFHGTIAGIEEAATAGTLNTGLLVITAFLILGAAISKSAQFPLFTWLYSAMEAPTSVSALLHAATMVKAGIYLLSRFILIFAAAPMLILALQDYWFPTIAWVGVITAFIGASLALKTTDIKGVLAYSTISQIGFMMAGLGTGMAHTTDVALSTGWFASIFHMVSHAFFEGLGFLLAGGIIHALGTRDMRLMGGLKKSMTITFALMVIMIITTSGLPPFAAFFSKGLILTSVAEVGTTAGLIQTIILYASAAITFAYCLRMFSLVFMGKPSEHIEKGHVHEAPKIMLVPAAILAGLCIVWGLSQPLVTSFMGVEIEQTLLSAFTSLEFPIFMSILLPVFLLAYWSYYKNFMGIRNFAASKNPLTTLLGHAYFVDDAYNAVARGITAFSNGLTRVENALFSRIPDKAGKDIGDAAEPGKALTLKKGPSDSFRNYVAAAVLGFILIMILVILTLGGA